The genomic DNA GGAGAAAATAAAATCGAAGTGAAGTCGCAACGAGTGAGAAAACCCGATAGGGATTGAAACTCGACGTAATCCGGACTGCATACCCATGCCATTCGATTGTCGCAACGAGTGAGAAAACCCGATAGGGATTGAAACAAGACAAGCTCGTTTGATGGATAATCCGCGCCCAGCTCGTCGCAACGAGTGAGAAAACCCGATAGGGATTGAAACGAGTGAGATGGCTCAGAAGGATTACTATGAGATACTCGGTCGCAACGAGTGAGAAAACCCGATAGGGATTGAAACTCGAACAACGACTCGCCAGGAGCCGACTTCGCATGGGTCGCAACGAGTGAGAAAACCCGATAGGGATTGAAACGCATTGCATGAATCGAATTATCCGTATCTGCATCTTTCGTCGCAACGAGTGAGAAAACCCGATAGGGATTGAAACCTGTCCCCGTTCAAGTATGGTTATCATGGACTCCAGGGGTCGCAACGAGTGAGAAAACCCGATAGGGATTGAAACGTCCAATATTCATCCCCGCGCGGCTGTACGACAATCCCGTCGCAACGAGTGAGAAAACCCGATAGGGATTGAAACTCCCGGATTCCGTGGAAGTGCTCCTGCAGGCATAGGTGTCGCAACGAGTGAGAAAACCCGATAGGGATTGAAACAAAATTTTCAATAAATCCATCTCTGGTCCTTACTCGCATGTCGCAACGAGTGAGAAAACCCGATAGGGATTGAAACCGACTCCGGAGGCCGGCATGCTCCAGCCAGCGGAGCAAAGTCGCAACGAGTGAGAAAACCCGATAGGGATTGAAACCCTGACGCATACTGGTAGTATGCGTCATCTCTATACAGTCGCAACGAGTGAGAAAACCCGATAGGGATTGAAACATATTGATGGATTCATGGAAGTACGATGCTGAGAAGGGGTCGCAACGAGTGAGAAAACCCGATAGGGATTGAAACCTGCTCACGCGGGCATACTTTCTGGCTGGCTCTGAGGTGTCGCAACGAGTGAGAAAACCCGATAGGGATTGAAACTCGTGATTCCGCCATCCGTAATACTCTTCCTCACAGTCGCAACGAGTGAGAAAACCCGATAGGGATTGAAACCCGCCCATTGCAGACTTGAATGCGGAGATGAGGTCGCAACGAGTGAGAAAACCCGATAGGGATTGAAAGATAGGGATTGAAACGTAGAAATTCTCACAGAAAGAGCTTTCCGGTGATTGTTATCCTTACCTCCTTCGTCTTGCCCCTTTGTGTTACATCCACCGCCTTGAGTTCTGCCAGAGTTGCGACCTGTCTGGATACGGAGCTTTCAGATATGTTGAGGCGCTTTGCTATATCCATTATGTTTGTCGGCTGATGCTCCTCTACATCTTTCAGAATCCTTAGATACCTTTCATCAAGAGAGGCCTTGATGTTCGGTAGCTCGATCTCCTTGAGGGATCGATCTATATCGCTGAAGTTCGTCGCCTTGTAGATCCTGTCGCTGACGCAGAGGCAGGCGATCGTGAAGGCCAGAAATATCTCCCTCGGACCGCCTGAGAGGTTCACTATGAGTTTGCCCTCTGAGCTCCTGAGCAGGTCTCTGAGGGAGAGCACCATGCCCTCAAAATCCCGGTGATCAACCCTGTGAATCTGAAGATCAATCGAACTGTCGATCTGGATGGATAGATCCCTGATCGCCTGGACTGCAAGCTCGCCGCGCTTGTCCCTCTCATCCGCAGGACGCACCAGGACGATCCTGTCACCCCCTTCTATACCGTACTTCACTATCAGAGAGATCAGCTGGGAAGAATCGAAGCCTAATGGGGAGACGTATGTCTTCATCGCATTTAGCTAGAAGTTTATGCATAAATGCTTTTTTGTTGCAATTTATGGGATTTGAAGCCATACGATTTCAAATTAAAGATATCAATGCAATTATCGACAGGTTTAAATCCTTGTACAACTGATTTTTCATCAATGCCTCATAAGATAACACTGATAGCAAGACCCGTGGACACATTCGAGGTGCCATCGAGTGAAGGATATCAGCTGTATTCTGCGCTCCTCAACATAATAAGACAAGAAGATAAGGATGTTGCAACGCACGCACATGATTCCCCTCTGAGCAATCTATCGCTGAGCCCATTGCGCGGCGCCTTCATGCCTGGAGATCGTCCGAGGCACAAGAAGCTCGATCCAGCATGCAGCTACTCAATGAAGATCGGCATAGTTGATTCCAGGGAGAGCGAGCTTTTCTCATCCATAGTGAGACAGCTGGTCCTCCAGGAGAGGCGTCTCGTGCTGGAGAAGGGCGAGCTCCAGGTCGAGAGGGTCAGCACATCGGCCTCAAGCTTCGCGGAGCTGCTTTCGCCTTCATGCGATCACGAGGACCCTGGCGTGGATATCAGGTTCATCTCGCCCACATGCATACAGTACAGGAACAGCGGTGTCTGCGAGATGTTCCCTCACCGTGAGGCTGTCTTCTCATCCCTGCTGGCCAAATGGAACTCATCGTGCCCGGATGGATTCAAGATGGATATCGAGAGGGACGAGATGGCCAGGTTCATCATCGAACGGCCGGTATCATATGAAACTCACAGCGCGATGGTGAACACAGTATTCGATAGGAAAAAGGGCCATCACAGACCGATCCTGAGGCCTGGATTCACAGGCAGATGCATCTACACATTCACGGACGATGCGCCTGATGACGTGAGAAATGGGATACTGGCTCTATCGAGATTCGCTGAGTTCAGCGGCATCGGAAGCGCTGTGGCGAGGGGATGCGGAGCCGTCGAGGTGCGCATCTGCAAGTCAGATAAAATCTCCACAGGCCCCGCACGATAAACCTCTTTTGGAAAACCCGAAAGGGATCGCAACAATCAACTCCAACCGTCACCAAGGCTCCACAATCGATATCGCTCTCTTCCCGTCGGGATGTGGGTGGATGCCAGGGCGGTTTTTGCAGCATCGGTTCTGCGCCTTTTTAGAATGCCCTGGCCTTGAGAGACCAGGGCCTAAATAAGGTGGTGGATCTATGAGCAGAAATGCTGAGCTTGCTTTGGGTATTGTGGGAGGACTGTTCGGAATACTGACCGGAATAATCGTCATGTTCATAGGAGGCATTGGCGGCGCGGTTGGCGCGGAGGGCGCTGAGACGGTGACCGTTCTGGGATTTGGTGCCATACTGTTCGGTATCATCGGCATCGTGGGTGGTGCGCTCGTGACGCACAACCACAGAGCCGGAGGCGCACTGATGCTTCTCAGCGGAATACTCGGCTTCGTGACGACATCTGCTTTCTGGATCATCGCAGGACTCATACTGATCGCCGGTGGGATAATGGCACTGAGATCACAACCCACACCAGACCAGCGGAGCAGCGGGGCGGCTATATGATGTTGCCGCCGCGCATCCCCTATTACAAATCATGCGCTTCAGAGGTTGCCGGTTGTTACCGATTTTCCCGTCTCAAAGAAGGACA from Methanothrix thermoacetophila PT includes the following:
- a CDS encoding DUF4064 domain-containing protein, with protein sequence MSRNAELALGIVGGLFGILTGIIVMFIGGIGGAVGAEGAETVTVLGFGAILFGIIGIVGGALVTHNHRAGGALMLLSGILGFVTTSAFWIIAGLILIAGGIMALRSQPTPDQRSSGAAI
- the cas6 gene encoding CRISPR system precrRNA processing endoribonuclease RAMP protein Cas6 — translated: MPHKITLIARPVDTFEVPSSEGYQLYSALLNIIRQEDKDVATHAHDSPLSNLSLSPLRGAFMPGDRPRHKKLDPACSYSMKIGIVDSRESELFSSIVRQLVLQERRLVLEKGELQVERVSTSASSFAELLSPSCDHEDPGVDIRFISPTCIQYRNSGVCEMFPHREAVFSSLLAKWNSSCPDGFKMDIERDEMARFIIERPVSYETHSAMVNTVFDRKKGHHRPILRPGFTGRCIYTFTDDAPDDVRNGILALSRFAEFSGIGSAVARGCGAVEVRICKSDKISTGPAR
- the csa3 gene encoding CRISPR-associated CARF protein Csa3, whose translation is MKTYVSPLGFDSSQLISLIVKYGIEGGDRIVLVRPADERDKRGELAVQAIRDLSIQIDSSIDLQIHRVDHRDFEGMVLSLRDLLRSSEGKLIVNLSGGPREIFLAFTIACLCVSDRIYKATNFSDIDRSLKEIELPNIKASLDERYLRILKDVEEHQPTNIMDIAKRLNISESSVSRQVATLAELKAVDVTQRGKTKEVRITITGKLFL